In Candidatus Poribacteria bacterium, one genomic interval encodes:
- a CDS encoding glycoside hydrolase family 32 protein, with protein MANEDYTSRVPYYTFAETLEAQEAELETNPLMQRLNAYRKTYEGDPHRPIYHYINPEAMLNDPNGLCFWQGRWHLFYQAYPPEDTRQHWGHAISDDLIHWRDLPYAIYPNPERCCFSGATLVEEDRVIAMYHGTVVGNMVAVSSDPLLLNWEKVSGKAVIPAKHADGTTPVYRVFDPCIWKKDDMYYSLSGGTLPHGPGGKPIRANFLLRSADLANWVYLHPFVEDDMFTLVGDDGACPYFWPIGDRHMLLFFSHMSGGQYLLGDYDTERDKFVVTAGAKNNFGAASPAGVHAPSATPDGNGGLIVIYNMNPAKPTKGWNQIMTLPRRLTLLSRDEVGIEPAGDIESLRYEHQHVNAMTLPANEEIVLEGINGNAMELELEIDPKSAPMVELNVLRSPQKEEFTRIAFFRERG; from the coding sequence ATGGCAAACGAAGATTACACCTCGCGTGTACCGTACTACACGTTTGCGGAGACGCTGGAAGCGCAAGAAGCAGAATTGGAAACGAATCCGCTGATGCAACGGCTTAACGCTTATCGGAAAACCTATGAAGGCGATCCGCACCGTCCGATTTATCACTACATCAACCCCGAAGCGATGCTCAATGATCCGAACGGGCTCTGTTTCTGGCAAGGACGCTGGCATCTCTTCTATCAGGCGTATCCACCTGAAGACACACGACAGCATTGGGGACACGCGATAAGCGACGACCTCATCCATTGGCGCGATTTGCCGTATGCAATTTACCCGAACCCCGAAAGGTGCTGTTTTTCGGGTGCGACGCTTGTAGAAGAAGACCGTGTGATCGCGATGTATCATGGCACAGTTGTCGGCAATATGGTTGCCGTGTCGAGCGATCCGTTGCTTCTGAATTGGGAGAAGGTATCCGGCAAAGCGGTCATCCCGGCGAAACACGCGGACGGCACGACTCCGGTTTACCGCGTCTTTGACCCGTGTATCTGGAAGAAAGACGACATGTATTATTCGCTTTCCGGTGGCACACTCCCGCACGGACCCGGTGGTAAACCAATTCGTGCCAACTTCCTGCTCCGTTCAGCCGATTTAGCGAACTGGGTCTATCTACACCCATTTGTTGAAGACGATATGTTCACATTGGTGGGTGATGATGGGGCGTGTCCGTATTTCTGGCCCATCGGAGATCGCCACATGCTCCTTTTCTTTAGCCACATGAGCGGCGGACAATATCTGCTCGGTGATTATGACACCGAACGCGACAAGTTCGTCGTGACAGCAGGTGCGAAGAACAATTTCGGGGCGGCATCTCCAGCGGGTGTCCACGCACCCTCGGCGACACCTGACGGGAACGGTGGACTGATCGTTATCTATAACATGAACCCGGCGAAGCCTACCAAGGGTTGGAATCAGATCATGACGCTGCCGCGTCGCTTGACACTCCTCTCCAGAGATGAAGTCGGCATCGAGCCTGCGGGTGATATTGAATCGTTGCGGTATGAACATCAGCATGTCAATGCGATGACACTCCCCGCGAACGAAGAGATCGTGCTGGAAGGCATCAATGGCAATGCGATGGAGCTTGAACTCGAAATTGACCCGAAATCGGCACCGATGGTTGAACTGAATGTGCTCCGTTCACCGCAGAAAGAGGAGTTCACGCGTATTGCGTTCTTCAGGGAACGTGG
- a CDS encoding mannonate dehydratase — protein MDKIEKQPGKKAEMHVGVQGIGTSPKELTFLMRHGVTHMDTTPEDTETETLIRHKEEAAEAGVSLEMIHIGMPRSITLAQDPQRDKDIEEVCKTIENAAAAGLRGLNYNFCILQNQRTESTFGRGGSSYSTFDFSKYDNETLSEAGEVSREEAFDRIAYFLERIIPVAEENKIQMACHPNDPPAPILRGVERWNYPVFDGMKRYAEIAESPYHGFNFCCGTVSEGLDDPGTEFYEIIQYFGEQKKLFNIHFRNIRGGLHNFQEVWPDEGHLDMHRVAQTLRDVEYPYMLMPDHAPGHPDDPSPPGVSGRVRQAWAFQFGYIIALIQAVNSVA, from the coding sequence ATGGATAAAATTGAGAAACAACCCGGCAAAAAAGCGGAGATGCACGTCGGTGTTCAAGGTATCGGGACATCTCCCAAAGAGTTGACATTCCTCATGCGGCACGGTGTAACGCATATGGATACTACTCCCGAAGACACTGAAACCGAAACGCTGATTCGACATAAGGAAGAAGCAGCGGAAGCGGGTGTCAGTCTTGAGATGATTCATATCGGGATGCCGAGGAGCATTACGCTTGCGCAAGATCCGCAGCGCGACAAAGATATTGAGGAAGTTTGTAAGACGATTGAGAATGCTGCGGCGGCAGGTTTACGAGGTTTGAACTATAACTTTTGCATCCTGCAAAATCAACGAACTGAGAGCACGTTCGGACGTGGCGGTTCAAGCTACAGCACTTTCGATTTCTCCAAGTACGATAATGAAACACTTTCAGAAGCTGGTGAGGTAAGTCGCGAAGAAGCGTTTGATCGGATCGCTTATTTCCTTGAGCGTATAATTCCAGTCGCTGAAGAAAACAAAATCCAGATGGCATGTCATCCGAACGATCCACCCGCCCCTATCTTGAGAGGTGTCGAACGCTGGAACTACCCCGTTTTTGATGGCATGAAACGTTACGCTGAAATTGCGGAGAGCCCCTACCATGGATTTAACTTCTGCTGTGGCACTGTGTCGGAGGGTTTAGACGATCCGGGTACTGAATTCTATGAAATTATCCAGTATTTCGGCGAGCAGAAGAAACTTTTCAATATTCATTTTCGTAACATTCGCGGCGGACTGCACAACTTCCAAGAGGTCTGGCCCGACGAGGGACACCTTGACATGCACAGAGTTGCGCAGACCCTCCGAGATGTAGAATACCCCTACATGTTAATGCCTGACCACGCACCAGGGCATCCAGACGATCCATCGCCACCGGGTGTTTCTGGTAGAGTTAGACAGGCGTGGGCATTCCAGTTCGGATATATTATCGCCCTGATTCAGGCGGTCAATTCGGTAGCGTAG
- a CDS encoding LamG domain-containing protein, producing MKSIITQLAIITISLSLIFTVHTYAEIDFSTARGIWLLDEGDGNVINDMSGNENHGELQGGEWVEGPDGPALSLNGQDDRVIIADSDSLYLEEAWTITAWTFVNTTENGFGHILGKRPASGTVANYAFRTSGNGQGWEAYYARDGWKGAWNQGSVKKGEWLYMTATYDGTDTIKIYENGTEIGSVGGMGGPAPRNDTVVNIGGWTDNTSETLDGMLAQVALFSVALAEEDINTLMEDGLSSLAAVEPSNKLATTWADIKSQ from the coding sequence ATGAAATCCATTATAACGCAATTAGCGATCATCACCATCAGTCTGAGTCTGATCTTCACAGTACATACTTACGCGGAGATCGATTTTAGCACCGCAAGGGGCATTTGGCTACTTGACGAAGGTGACGGCAATGTTATCAACGATATGTCTGGAAACGAGAATCATGGTGAACTTCAGGGTGGAGAATGGGTCGAAGGTCCTGATGGCCCTGCCTTAAGTCTAAATGGACAAGATGATCGGGTTATCATCGCAGATTCCGATAGTCTGTATCTCGAAGAGGCATGGACGATCACCGCATGGACTTTTGTGAATACAACCGAGAACGGTTTTGGACATATTCTTGGCAAAAGACCTGCATCTGGAACCGTGGCGAATTACGCGTTCAGGACAAGCGGCAATGGTCAAGGCTGGGAAGCATACTATGCACGAGACGGTTGGAAAGGTGCCTGGAATCAAGGTTCAGTCAAGAAAGGGGAATGGTTGTATATGACCGCAACCTATGACGGAACAGATACCATTAAAATCTATGAAAATGGCACTGAAATCGGTTCCGTTGGGGGGATGGGTGGACCGGCTCCCCGAAATGACACTGTGGTCAACATCGGCGGTTGGACCGACAACACTTCAGAGACACTTGACGGTATGCTCGCTCAGGTCGCGCTTTTCAGTGTCGCCTTGGCGGAAGAAGATATAAACACCCTCATGGAGGACGGGCTATCATCCTTAGCAGCTGTTGAGCCTTCTAACAAACTCGCAACGACGTGGGCAGACATCAAATCTCAATAA
- a CDS encoding LamG domain-containing protein codes for MKSIIVSLAIITISLTFAVHTYAEIDFETARGIWLLNEGKGDDIEDISGNDNHGELQGGKWIKGPDGPALSLNGVNDRVIIADSESMYLEKAWSITSWVYVNKTENGFGHILGKRPANGTVANYAFRTSGNGTGWEAYFARDGWKGAWGQGNVKKDVWLYMTATYDAKDTIKIYENGVEIGSVGGMGKPGPQNDTEVNIGGWTNNTSETLDGMLYEVAIFASVLEEDDINELMEKGLLTLMPVEPSGKLATTWAGIKSRQ; via the coding sequence ATGAAATCCATTATAGTCAGTTTAGCGATTATCACCATCAGTCTGACCTTCGCAGTACATACTTATGCGGAGATCGACTTTGAAACCGCAAGGGGCATTTGGCTGCTCAACGAAGGCAAAGGCGATGATATCGAAGATATTTCTGGAAACGACAACCACGGTGAACTTCAAGGCGGAAAATGGATTAAAGGACCGGATGGCCCTGCCCTCAGTTTAAACGGCGTAAATGATCGGGTTATCATCGCAGACTCCGAGAGTATGTATCTGGAAAAGGCGTGGTCAATTACTTCATGGGTGTATGTCAACAAAACCGAGAACGGTTTTGGCCATATTCTCGGTAAAAGACCTGCGAATGGAACCGTAGCAAATTACGCCTTTAGGACAAGCGGCAATGGCACCGGTTGGGAAGCTTACTTTGCGCGAGACGGTTGGAAAGGTGCCTGGGGGCAAGGAAATGTGAAGAAAGATGTCTGGTTGTATATGACCGCAACGTACGACGCAAAGGATACCATCAAGATCTACGAAAATGGCGTTGAAATCGGTTCTGTTGGAGGGATGGGTAAACCAGGGCCCCAGAATGACACCGAGGTCAACATCGGCGGTTGGACTAACAATACCTCAGAGACACTTGACGGTATGCTCTATGAGGTTGCAATCTTCGCTTCCGTACTGGAAGAAGACGACATAAACGAGCTGATGGAGAAGGGGCTCCTAACACTCATGCCTGTTGAACCTTCTGGTAAACTTGCCACGACATGGGCAGGCATCAAATCTCGGCAATAG
- a CDS encoding tetratricopeptide repeat protein has translation MTEHIERARTLNRQACNDVDHGQLDAAKVALNAAIRLAPDLAAPYTNLGVLHCWEGELDKAIGLHLKARRLDPNLSAPHTNLGVVYAWQGKLDAAFQSLQTALQCNPNSAEAYTNLGFVYISQGKLDKAISASEKAIQLGDGGEAQLNLGLIYSWQGRFDEAIELYQNALETDPTLAEPHNNLGLAYLLQGELARAIDAFKTSIELDGGEEPHTNLGLVYSWQGKHEEAIALHKAALDMAPDSAEAQINLGFVYICQNRLDEAKVMLEGARRSDPDSGEANTNLGIILFHEGSIEAAVAAYKKAGATAEARNNLGIVYHQQGKRDAAIAEFKAAIAAEDLQEAHTNLSIVTGSVGNIDTSELQISPIGVPVGVPAVWCEFVN, from the coding sequence ATGACCGAACATATTGAACGTGCAAGAACATTGAATCGTCAAGCATGTAATGACGTTGATCACGGACAGCTTGATGCGGCGAAAGTTGCCTTAAATGCAGCAATTCGTCTCGCACCGGATTTGGCAGCACCGTACACTAATTTGGGTGTCTTGCACTGTTGGGAAGGTGAGTTAGACAAAGCCATCGGTTTACATCTTAAAGCACGTCGCCTCGATCCGAATCTCTCAGCACCCCACACGAATCTTGGTGTCGTTTATGCGTGGCAAGGGAAACTTGACGCAGCATTTCAATCGCTTCAGACAGCACTCCAGTGCAACCCAAACTCCGCTGAGGCATATACGAACTTAGGGTTCGTCTACATCTCCCAAGGAAAACTTGATAAGGCTATAAGCGCATCAGAAAAAGCAATTCAACTTGGCGATGGTGGAGAAGCACAGTTGAACCTCGGGCTGATTTATAGTTGGCAAGGACGGTTTGATGAAGCCATTGAACTTTATCAAAACGCGCTTGAAACCGATCCAACGCTGGCAGAACCTCATAATAATCTCGGACTCGCTTACCTGTTGCAAGGCGAACTTGCGCGTGCTATTGATGCATTCAAGACTTCAATTGAACTCGACGGTGGTGAAGAACCGCATACAAATCTTGGACTCGTGTACAGTTGGCAAGGAAAACACGAGGAGGCAATCGCGTTGCACAAGGCAGCACTGGATATGGCACCTGATTCAGCAGAAGCGCAGATCAACCTCGGTTTCGTTTACATCTGCCAAAATCGGCTTGATGAAGCAAAGGTTATGTTAGAAGGCGCACGTCGCAGTGACCCAGATTCTGGAGAGGCAAATACCAACCTCGGAATTATCCTCTTTCACGAAGGCAGTATTGAAGCGGCTGTTGCTGCATACAAAAAAGCCGGAGCAACGGCTGAAGCGCGCAACAACCTTGGCATCGTCTACCATCAACAAGGCAAACGCGATGCTGCAATCGCGGAGTTCAAAGCGGCGATCGCAGCCGAAGATTTACAAGAAGCACATACCAATCTGTCAATCGTGACAGGTAGTGTAGGAAATATAGACACGTCAGAACTCCAGATTTCGCCAATTGGCGTGCCAGTCGGTGTCCCGGCTGTATGGTGTGAATTCGTGAATTGA
- a CDS encoding sulfatase-like hydrolase/transferase: MTQLPNVLLILADDHGYGDISAHNGPSIQTPNIDRIAEHGTRFTRFYANSSVCSPSRASLMTGRYPDRAGVPGVIRTHPENSWGYFRQDAVTLPSALKQKDYRTALIGKWHLGLEPENHPCKRGFDHFHGFLGDMMDDYYTHRRHDINYMRHGFDTIDPRGHATDLFTEWSMDFIRAQAQSFEPFFLYLAYNAPHTPIQPPDEWIARVQEREPDISPQRAKYIALVEHMDAGIGRVLDTLEDTDQLSNTLVIYTSDNGGAMNVGAHNGPLRGQKGEMYEGGIRVPTCAMWPGYIQDGYVTDQVALLMDLFPTICEVAGASIPEGIEGRSIWQTLQGEQQDFSERILYWLRREGGQRFLGQCQHAIRRGDTKLLHNSPFEPLELYNLSNDPLETTDNAQTETALFREMSQLFQAETQKAGSVPWQRGN; the protein is encoded by the coding sequence ATGACACAATTGCCTAACGTCCTCCTTATTCTCGCTGACGACCACGGTTATGGCGATATTTCGGCACACAACGGCCCCTCAATCCAGACCCCGAATATTGACCGGATTGCTGAACACGGAACACGGTTTACCAGATTTTACGCGAACTCCTCCGTCTGTTCGCCAAGCCGGGCATCCCTCATGACCGGACGCTATCCCGATAGGGCCGGCGTGCCAGGTGTGATTCGCACGCATCCAGAAAATAGTTGGGGGTATTTTCGACAGGATGCGGTCACGCTCCCTTCAGCCTTGAAACAGAAAGATTACCGTACCGCACTCATCGGTAAGTGGCACCTTGGACTCGAACCAGAGAATCACCCTTGCAAACGCGGATTCGATCATTTTCACGGTTTCCTCGGCGATATGATGGACGACTACTACACACACCGCAGACACGATATAAACTACATGCGTCACGGTTTTGATACCATTGATCCGAGAGGACACGCTACAGATCTCTTTACAGAATGGAGTATGGACTTCATTCGCGCACAAGCACAATCGTTTGAACCTTTTTTTCTTTATCTTGCCTACAACGCGCCGCATACCCCGATCCAACCGCCTGATGAATGGATTGCGCGGGTACAGGAACGCGAACCCGACATTTCACCGCAACGCGCAAAATATATCGCGCTCGTTGAGCACATGGACGCTGGTATTGGACGCGTACTCGACACGCTTGAGGACACCGATCAATTGTCGAATACGCTTGTTATCTACACATCGGACAACGGCGGCGCAATGAACGTTGGTGCTCACAACGGTCCGTTACGCGGGCAAAAAGGTGAAATGTACGAAGGCGGCATCCGAGTCCCTACGTGTGCAATGTGGCCCGGATACATCCAAGACGGATATGTTACGGATCAGGTTGCGCTGCTCATGGATCTGTTCCCGACGATATGTGAAGTGGCAGGCGCGTCAATTCCCGAAGGCATCGAAGGACGCTCAATTTGGCAGACGCTTCAAGGCGAACAGCAGGACTTCTCGGAGCGTATACTCTATTGGCTACGAAGAGAAGGGGGACAACGCTTCCTCGGACAGTGCCAACATGCCATCCGGCGTGGAGACACGAAATTGTTGCACAACAGCCCCTTTGAACCGTTGGAGCTCTACAATCTGTCAAACGACCCATTGGAAACAACGGATAACGCACAAACGGAGACAGCACTTTTCAGAGAAATGAGCCAACTATTTCAAGCAGAAACACAGAAGGCAGGGAGTGTGCCTTGGCAACGAGGAAATTAG
- a CDS encoding ankyrin repeat domain-containing protein, with the protein MKQQNGHEASEPDDTFGMHINSQSADNNNTIKRVQKHGYATLHDAARDNAYEAVAALIENGADVNAKDKYGYPPLHWAAWHNAYEAASVLIENRADVNATNDKNFAPLHWAAWNNGHETVAVLMKNGADVNTRNEDGDTPLHWAAWRNVYEAEGVSLESNININPRDKSGYTLLHWAAWRNAYKTAEALIQNGADTNAANNKGLTPLHIAAEDDTSEVATVLLKNSANVNTKDKNGDTPLHIAASHNAHETAVVLLENGANTSAANDNGHTPLHIAAEKRAHETVKVLCDHRERKGWSW; encoded by the coding sequence TTGAAACAACAAAATGGACATGAGGCATCAGAACCTGACGACACTTTTGGCATGCACATCAACTCACAGAGCGCAGATAACAACAATACAATTAAACGCGTACAAAAACATGGCTATGCTACCCTTCACGATGCCGCGCGAGACAATGCCTATGAAGCCGTGGCAGCGTTGATAGAAAATGGGGCTGATGTCAACGCAAAAGACAAATATGGCTATCCACCGCTGCACTGGGCAGCGTGGCACAATGCTTATGAAGCGGCATCAGTGTTAATAGAAAATAGGGCTGATGTCAACGCAACGAACGATAAGAATTTTGCCCCGTTACACTGGGCAGCGTGGAATAATGGACACGAAACAGTAGCGGTGTTGATGAAAAATGGAGCAGATGTTAACACGAGGAACGAAGATGGGGACACGCCACTGCACTGGGCAGCATGGCGCAATGTCTATGAAGCCGAAGGCGTATCGCTCGAAAGCAACATAAATATTAATCCAAGGGACAAATCTGGTTATACCCTTCTGCACTGGGCAGCATGGCGAAACGCCTATAAAACAGCGGAAGCCCTAATCCAAAATGGTGCTGATACGAACGCAGCGAACAATAAAGGTCTCACACCGCTGCACATCGCAGCCGAGGACGATACCTCCGAAGTCGCAACGGTACTGCTTAAAAATAGCGCGAACGTCAACACAAAGGACAAAAATGGCGACACACCGCTGCACATCGCAGCATCACACAATGCACATGAGACCGCAGTAGTTCTGCTTGAAAACGGAGCAAATACCAGCGCAGCGAACGACAATGGGCATACGCCTTTGCATATTGCTGCAGAAAAGAGAGCACACGAAACCGTCAAGGTCCTCTGCGACCACCGCGAGCGAAAGGGATGGTCTTGGTAA